AACAACCTCTATCATGCAcatcataatatatataattaattaattaagcatGCATCCTAATTAATCTCCATTTTTCTGAGAGGAACTTGATCTAAAGGCTTCTTGTGATTTGTGGCTGCagcaggaggaggaggagggtgTAGTTGATCAGATTTGTACTTGTACCTTGAGGCCCAGAAGAGGTAGTTGAAGAAGTTAATGCAGCTAAGAATGGCCAAGAACCAATAAAACAAGTTGAGATTATTGTGATTCAAGTCAAAACCATGCAACCACCCTTCTTTACTTGGACTCACTCTTTTCGTAACACCATTTATGACATTCACAAACACCGTGCTCAGAAAGTATCCAAGAGACATGGATAGCCACGTCAACGATGTTGACAACGATTTCATCCCCGAAGGAGCTTCTCTGTAGAAGAATTCCAACAGTCCCACAAGCGTGAACATGTCCGCAACACCAAATATAGCGTACTGGAATGAAAGCCAGAACAGGCTTATGGGGTTAGAAGGGTCTTTTCTCCCTCTCTCCCTTCTTTTCACCTCAACAATTGCAGCCACTGCCATTGAGATTGCAGAGAGAACAAGGCCTACTCCAACTCTCTGTAGTTGTGTGATTCCTGAGGGGTGGTTTGTGATCTTGCGTGCGAATGGGACGAAGAATAGTTCGTATATGGGGACCAAGATGGTTATGAAGACAAGGGGTATAACGGGAATGGAAGGTGCTGGAACTGTTAGAGAACCCAGTTTGAGGTTCATTACATTCCCTTGCTGAACTGAGAATGTTTGAAGCTGTGCCAAGCATGTGTTCATTATGATGGTGCTTCCAACTATTGGTAGcattcttattaggatcttcaCTTCTTCTACTTGTGTTACTGTGCACACTTTCCATCTATCTGCCTTTGACTTTTCTGAAACAATCGCTGCTTTATCTAGGAACCTGATCATCATcgttaaaagaaaataataaactaatacTTTAATCAATATCATGGTTTAAAAGATTATTTCCAAAACGAAATATAACCACGGTCGCTGTCAGAATTTAAAAGGCATGGAATGAGTGTTCAAAGATTAGTGGGCCCAATTGCTGGACCAAGTTGTGTGTTTGTGTTTGGCTTTATCATTTCCAGAAAATTATTAAGTAAGCTTTTAATTTGTGCATGCAAGTTTGTTAACAAGTTAAGTGTAAAGCAGAGTCACCTAATCTGGTTGGTGTGTGCAATCTTCTCTACAGCAGCATCTTTGTCACTGATCTCATACAATTCTTGGTGTGATTCTGGCAGTGACAGCTTTCGGTTCTTAAAAGCCACAACAAGAACCTGAAGAATCCTCAAAATGGGGCTATCTCCAGGAGTTTTGATTCTATAGAATGGTTTTCCAATAGCAAGAGTGATGAATCCAATGGAGGAAGCTATGGTTATGATGAAGAATCCCCAGTGCCATGCTTTCTGAGTGCTGACCCAAACAACAGCAGTTACACCAGTGATTGCTCCAAGAGTTGAACTCATTAGAAGCCagttgaagaagcttgcaagaGCTTTTGCTTCACTTGGATCCTTGTCATCAAATTGGTCAGCACCAAATGCAGTCATGGAGCCTCTAACCCCTCCCACTCCCAATGCCAATAAGCACAGTGATGTGTACAACATCACTGCTATACCACCTTTCACACAGCTTGATTTCCCACATGCTTCTGGGTGTAAATGCCTTGAACCAGCTTGAACACTCAGCATTGCCAATGCCTAATTCATAGTTACATGTGAATATGAATATGAATGTGACATATCAGGTGTTAATTCTTTACTTTATTAGCTACTTAGTACTTACCATGACTTCAAGGGATCCAAAAAGCAAGCATGTGCTGAATCTGTTTAAGTATGTGTCTGAGATGAAGCCTCCAACAAGGGAAAGCAAGAAAGTTGAACCCATGAAGTTTGTGAGAGTGTTGGCTGAACTTGACAGATCAAAGTGCATCACCCCATAGAAGTAAAGCACTAGGCTCACCATGTTTGCCACAAATCCCATGTTGTCCAATGCTGACAACACTACACAAAAACAGGAACAGGAACAGCACAATTAAAAGGCTTCAAGCAAAAGAACACAACagaattaaaagttttttttttcttttcttttcttgcttacCAAAGATGAACATGGAAGCCCTGAATCCACCTTTTTTTCTCTTCCATTCTGCTAGGAGCTtctgttcttctttttcctcttggtCTGCCTGCATGACAAGATCAGGATTGGAAGTCATCAACCATATGTATGTACAATGAATCAAAGAAGGTGAAGAGATAGAGATTAGAGAAGCAGCATGGAATGAAGTGAAAGACTACTACACTAGGCTTACCATTCTTGAGATGTGAATGGAGAGTTTTAGAGTTTAGACAAGAATGTATGTGATAGATGTTCAAAGGAAATGGTTTTCTGTGAACATATAATTATAACCCAAAAAGGGAAGCTTCTGAGAAAAGCTCTATTTCAGAAAATGATGGTAAAGAGAGTAACTTTGAGTTCAGAAAAAAGTAACTCCTATGGCCTTATTTTCATTGCCTCTTATCATTCACTTATTGTCCTCCATTCTATTTATCATGCTATGTGtctctttttttcaaattcaaaaggcagaaatttagaaaaagaaaaaaaaattgagctGTATTATTGATACAGAATCACGTATAAGGAGAAAACAAGTGGGTTTAAGGGGTGGTAATTATGGATGctaaatcaatcaaattattgTAATCAAGCCAACATAGTGCCCCACTCCTCCTAATACATATGCTTGTCTTTGTTGAACAATCCATTTCTAGCTACGTTATCAAATGCCTAAACAAGAAGCTTTCAGAAAAGTTGATGGGtcaaattgaatttgaaatgaaatataGAAGAAATTTGCTAAACCTTTTCCCCTGCTTGATTTGATTCATAGCATGCATCATGTGATTAGGTGGTCATATCACACATTATCAAATTCATCAACTATATATAGACTTTAAAGTAGCATCATCATGCATATCTATATCACGTGGACTCTTATCATTTAgctcttaattatttttattcattgtcATGAGAATAAGACCTCTAAATAGAATTTGGTAGCTCTAAGAAGTTGAGTGTGTCAGTGTGAATTCTACTACTAATTGCATAGTTAAAGCTGTCAGCAACCTCGTGTGAAAGATTGGACCATTAACTCTCTCATCATACTTTACTTTAAAGTGAGGAATAATGAGGTTGAAACTTGTTCCTGCTATGGTCAAGCACCTTTGTCAGAAGGATACTATGcacatcatattttttttccttgccatggtaatttttaaaacataataTGTACCCTCAAGAAGGAAACACACAATCCATTTTGTCAAAGTTGACTTTTCCCTGCTTCCATATCATCCAAGTTCaattaatgttaaaaattataaaatgtatCTTAAACTCTAGAGATAAAACATTATAACAAATATTCAAAGTTGAAAGTTGAAAGCATTTGTCACATGGTACAGCTCAGAGTGTGTCTACCATGTTGTTTTTATAGAGCTCCAATGCTTGATAAAAGCCCCATGAATGTCACTTTCTCCCTCATATTATGGATATCTATCTACACTCTACACTCTACACTCTACATACAGGAACTGAGAGTTGTTTGTTTTTCCCTCTCTTTAACTTTACTTTTGCCTTGTGATCTTACTCTAGTGATATAGAGTATCCAATTCATCCGAAGTGTCTCTTTCAAAATAGCAGTCTAACTTGTAGTAGTATCTCAATCATGCTGAATCTTTTTTCGTTTAAGAATCACTGTCAACTGACAACAGAGTAACACCTTTTATTTCTATCTTCCACACTGTTATGTGAGGCAAAAACGTGTCACCCCCTTCATCTCCATACACCATTATTTTCTTTCATCTTTCAAGTTAAGCCATGCTCAGTTAAATCCTACCCTCACTGTATATTATTATGTCTTGTCCTTCACTACATTCATTCATGTATAATTATTTCTCAACCATGCTACCTAGTTTCCCTAATCTACCATTATTTTTGGACATGGGGTAATCATAATAGAATAGTAAAAAAATGAGCACTATTTGTAGCTATTGAAATAGGTAAGAGAAGTTACTAATGCTCTTTGCGTGTGGATGGAAATTTATTTCATGTGCGAATCAGTGACTAGTCTTTCATAGTGGCTGTTGAATGTTGATGCTTCTTCTCTACTTGGGATCAGAGACATAACATCATGGTCCTCACCAATgttcataaaataaattaaattaaatgttcttttaaaaaagtttGATATATTAACCCTACCTTCCATGCCATGCATATGCTTTAACACCCGTTATTATCACTTCTTTCCCCACAAATTTGTTAGTGCTTTTTCCAAAGTGATAATAAATTTTCTGCTTGTAATAAATGTTATCTCATATCTCTTTCTTCCCTTCTCAACATGCATTGTGTTCACTGTATCGGTTGTTTTCAACCTCCACAATTCTATTATTGCTACTTTAATTGGAGGAATGTTTTCTTATTAGTTGGTGGGTGTGCATGTGAATCAATGATTAAGACAAATTTCGCTGGAAGTGACCAAAATATTATTAGGGggagaaagaaaataatttatttaaactttaaacTCTTTCAAATTCAATGATGGAAAAGTGagcttcatcttttctttttctttcttttttatttttgggtaggTGGATAACTATGTTTTAATTTCTCTACACAATTTTATTTTCCCCACCACACGCACATAATTTTTTAGTGAGACTCAGATTGATTGATTAAATATTGTcatgatttaaaaatatcttccAAGATTAAAAATTCGGTTTTCTTTTCAAAGGCACAGGGACATCTAATTGACGCGCTAATTAAATATAGGGTATATCTATAACAATATCTATAGTAATGTATAAAAGGTATATGAAGAGtttaatattcaatttttttgctttttcattttaatcttatcaataaaaaataattgatatataaCTATCATAAAAAGatgtcaaaaatataattatcagttaagttttttttattcatattgtagttatttttttattcacatgATCACcagcattttttttaaatcttcatctactttattagattttttttatttttttatctttcttttatttattaaatcaattatatattGAAACACTTCTAATTACTTTTtgtttcgaaaaaattaaaagaagtgaAACTACACatgccaaaaaaattataaattatcatcaaaaatgttatttttatggAAATTATGAAAAGATTTATTTATGCTTAACTAAGTTACAGAAAGATTGAGAGAAAGAGATggagtatatattttttacaatcatataatttatatagataaaaaaaatgtatgttttcgtaaatttttaactaaaaaataaattattttatcatttatgaattttagaaagaatgaagataaagaaaataaaaaaaaatttagtcttAGTTTATATAGTTTAGTACTCTGTGAGTACTCACTCTTTGATTTGTTATTTAGTNNNNNNNNNNNNNaaatttataaaaatttttattttaaaatttaaatttaaattcaattttattttaattttttaaaaaataaaatataattttaataaaaaacttttataattacaaaaaaatatattttttaaaaaataataaaaaaactactGAGAATAGATCATTTTTTCATTCCATTCTTTTCATGCAAAATGTATTAGTTGTGATTTTAAGATATGTGTTTTTGtgtataataatcataataaatttgttAGGTCGTTGAAACTCCTCCCATTTGTTATTCAAGCCTAAAGTTTGATTATTTAATGGAAGTTTTTATTCATCATCATTTGAGTAcctacaaattttttatattgttgcTGGTATATTCTTTATtacatattatttattatgcaAGAAGAAGCGTCTATTTTTGTAACTTCTTCACCCCTTACAATTCTTTTCAACGATGTCACCTTCACCTAGTTTGGGATCTCCACATCCCATGTTTAAGGAactaaatgtgagaaaagagGTTTGTGCTTAATCTTTTGTTTTTTACTTGTGCAAATTATATAGCTGTTGGTAATGTAGAGAATACAAATGTTTTACTTGACAAAGTTTTATGTTTGTCTATTTTACCAAAGCACTTGTTGATCGAATACTTAATATGACGTAGATTTTTTAGAGCCCTCAATCCAACTAGAATGGTTATGGTTTtttaataaattctcatttgaaaacttttttatgaaattttttcttttcaaaagtagtattttttgtgacaaattaagcTATCATTGAGGCGatgaaaagtttaaaaaaaaatgctttATATAATTGATCCTAATACTGTTGAACTTGCTCAGTGAATTGTGCTCTTCTAAATTCTGAGTGTATCAAATAACTCAGACTGAATCAAGAAGCTAAGAAGTTGAATATTCTATTCCACTTTAATCCAGTAAATTAGAgagctaaaattttaaaatccatTGTACGAAAAAATAGACAGACACTAGCTATATCTTTTA
This portion of the Arachis duranensis cultivar V14167 chromosome 6, aradu.V14167.gnm2.J7QH, whole genome shotgun sequence genome encodes:
- the LOC107492251 gene encoding protein NRT1/ PTR FAMILY 4.6, which produces MADQEEKEEQKLLAEWKRKKGGFRASMFIFVLSALDNMGFVANMVSLVLYFYGVMHFDLSSSANTLTNFMGSTFLLSLVGGFISDTYLNRFSTCLLFGSLEVMALAMLSVQAGSRHLHPEACGKSSCVKGGIAVMLYTSLCLLALGVGGVRGSMTAFGADQFDDKDPSEAKALASFFNWLLMSSTLGAITGVTAVVWVSTQKAWHWGFFIITIASSIGFITLAIGKPFYRIKTPGDSPILRILQVLVVAFKNRKLSLPESHQELYEISDKDAAVEKIAHTNQIRFLDKAAIVSEKSKADRWKVCTVTQVEEVKILIRMLPIVGSTIIMNTCLAQLQTFSVQQGNVMNLKLGSLTVPAPSIPVIPLVFITILVPIYELFFVPFARKITNHPSGITQLQRVGVGLVLSAISMAVAAIVEVKRRERGRKDPSNPISLFWLSFQYAIFGVADMFTLVGLLEFFYREAPSGMKSLSTSLTWLSMSLGYFLSTVFVNVINGVTKRVSPSKEGWLHGFDLNHNNLNLFYWFLAILSCINFFNYLFWASRYKYKSDQLHPPPPPAAATNHKKPLDQVPLRKMEIN